The following are encoded in a window of Streptomyces sp. 11x1 genomic DNA:
- a CDS encoding diiron oxygenase has product MTTVTSLSSTNPESEAEVLRDALGLLKDREQVAERLLVSSAKHSFDPDKELDWDAPFEEGKWFWPPELVSLYGTPMWRRMSEEQRIALSQHEAAALASLGIWFEIILMQLLVRHIYDRAATSAHVRYALTELEDECRHSKMFARLISKGGTPYYPVSRLHQNLGRVFKTISTTPGSFTATLLGEEILDWMQRLTFPDERVQPLIRGVTRIHVVEEARHVRYAREELRRQMVTAPRMSRSFTRVTSGEFARVFSVAFVNPEVYSNVGLDQRAAVAQVRASGHRREVMQTGAKRLTDFLDDIGVLRGVGRRMWRSSGLLG; this is encoded by the coding sequence ATGACTACGGTGACCTCGCTGAGTTCGACGAACCCCGAGTCGGAGGCGGAGGTGCTGCGCGACGCGCTCGGGCTCCTCAAGGACCGGGAACAGGTGGCCGAACGGCTGCTCGTCTCCTCCGCGAAGCACTCCTTCGACCCGGACAAGGAGCTCGACTGGGACGCCCCCTTCGAGGAGGGGAAGTGGTTCTGGCCGCCGGAGCTGGTGTCCCTGTACGGGACTCCGATGTGGCGCAGGATGTCGGAGGAGCAGCGCATCGCGCTGTCTCAACACGAGGCGGCGGCGCTGGCCTCCCTCGGCATCTGGTTCGAGATCATCCTCATGCAGCTGCTCGTCCGGCACATCTACGACCGGGCGGCGACCAGTGCGCATGTGCGCTACGCGCTCACCGAGCTCGAGGACGAGTGCCGGCACTCGAAGATGTTCGCCCGGCTGATCAGCAAGGGCGGCACCCCGTACTACCCGGTGAGCCGACTGCACCAGAACCTGGGCCGCGTCTTCAAGACGATCTCGACGACGCCGGGGTCCTTCACGGCGACCCTGCTCGGCGAGGAGATCCTCGACTGGATGCAGCGGCTGACCTTCCCCGACGAGCGGGTCCAGCCGCTGATCCGGGGGGTCACCCGGATCCATGTGGTCGAGGAGGCGCGGCACGTGCGCTACGCCCGTGAGGAGCTGCGCCGCCAGATGGTGACGGCCCCGCGGATGTCCCGGAGCTTCACCCGCGTCACGTCCGGCGAGTTCGCCCGCGTCTTCTCAGTGGCGTTCGTGAACCCCGAGGTGTACTCGAACGTCGGCCTCGACCAGCGGGCGGCGGTCGCCCAGGTACGGGCGAGTGGGCACCGGCGGGAGGTCATGCAGACCGGGGCGAAGCGGTTGACGGACTTCCTGGACGACATCGGGGTGCTGCGGGGGGTGGGGCGGCGGATGTGGAGGTCGTCGGGGTTGCTGGGGTAG